One genomic region from Quercus robur chromosome 4, dhQueRobu3.1, whole genome shotgun sequence encodes:
- the LOC126722143 gene encoding uncharacterized protein LOC126722143, with protein sequence MDNHAPWGQPYEQETYSTWYPWDERMTNYPTNNMPSSSWNQPIFGTIDDMSIFESGLYRQQYDYYGDNMYMGANNYYGFEPKPEKPVDPRLLSLLKFSRELYVRRKELCKKSFPKLHDEFVEFSEKCGGVVPQVQIPHLQVNRRRSTPTLQRSLSVGSPRTPSNRGGESDLRLDRFRIRTLNVDSGGGGGGGGGSSSSGIGIVVQGGQGDTTNPGGSKSK encoded by the coding sequence ATGGATAACCATGCACCATGGGGGCAACCTTATGAACAAGAAACATACTCAACTTGGTATCCATGGGATGAGAGAATGACCAATTATCCTACAAACAACATGCCATCAAGCTCTTGGAATCAACCAATTTTTGGCACGATTGATGATATGTCAATATTTGAAAGTGGTTTGTATCGGCAACAATATGATTATTATGGTGACAATATGTATATGGGTGCTAATAACTACTACGGATTTGAACCGAAGCCAGAGAAACCAGTTGATCCAAGGTTGTTGTCATTGTTAAAATTCTCTAGGGAGCTCTATGTTCGAAGAAAGGAATTATGCAAGAAAAGCTTTCCGAAACTTCATGATGAATTTGTAGAGTTTTCTGAGAAATGTGGCGGTGTTGTGCCTCAAGTACAAATACCTCATCTTCAAGTGAATAGAAGGAGATCAACTCCAACCTTGCAAAGGAGTTTGAGCGTTGGCTCGCCAAGAACACCATCTAATAGAGGAGGAGAATCGGATTTGAGGCTTGACCGGTTTAGGATACGTACTCTAAACGTAGAcagcggtggcggtggcggtggtggtggcggcagcagcagcagcggAATTGGCATTGTTGTTCAAGGTGGCCAAGGGGATACTACCAATCCCGGTGGCTCTAAGTCTAAGTAA
- the LOC126722907 gene encoding RING-H2 finger protein ATL38-like, with product MISTGLNLVMTVIGFSVSTMFIVFVCTRLVCARIHFNASRRSFPVASRSDLGLLERGLHGLEPVVVAKFPTKKYSDEYFSASEDAQCTVCLAEFHGEDVLRILPYCGHSFHVTCIDIWLQQHSTCPVCRISLRELPERKRLMQPLFSSAVRSHYSVESFNGRSYPCLAAGNGFPRRTHGNRERGPTQEGQFSPEGDRAEAGENVSPLTEGNQIIKGSETKHVESPSNP from the exons ATGATATCTACGGGTTTAAACTTGGTGATGACTGTGATAGGCTTCTCAGTGAGCACTATGTTCATCGTGTTTGTGTGCACGCGCCTTGTCTGTGCTCGGATTCACTTCAATGCTTCAAGGCGCTCCTTTCCTGTGGCTTCCAGATCCGATCTTGGTCTT CTGGAGCGAGGTTTACATGGCCTTGAACCTGTAGTTGTAGCCAAATTTCCGACAAAGAAGTACAGTGATGAATATTTCTCAGCTTCAGAAGATGCTCA ATGCACAGTTTGCCTTGCAGAATTCCATGGTGAAGATGTATTGCGTATCCTCCCCTACTGTGGGCACTCCTTCCATGTCACCTGCATAGACATATGGCTGCAGCAACATTCGACATGTCCTGTTTGTCGAATTTCATTGCGCGAGTTACCTGAGAGAAAACGCTTAATGCAACCCTTGTTCAGTTCAGCTGTTCGATCTCATTACAGTGTGGAGTCCTTCAATGGCCGTTCTTATCCCTGTCTAGCTGCTGGGAATGGGTTTCCACGACGAACCCATGGCAACCGTGAGAGGGGCCCAACTCAAGAGGGTCAATTTTCACCAGAGGGTGATAGAGCAGAAGCTGGGGAGAATGTCTCCCCATTAACTGAAGGTAACCAGATCATCAAGGGTTCGGAAACCAAACATGTAGAAAGCCCATCAAATCCCTAA
- the LOC126722142 gene encoding uncharacterized protein LOC126722142, translated as MNKGDSVPTFQPWENASSPFFLSRGDKPGVSLVVQHLTEENCNTWSRAVLISLDAKTKLGSINGSIPKPQSIDHPLYIAWCKCNNTVLAWLFNSVSKHLQPSIVYFKTTREVWLDLQYRYGQGNVPRILELRKEVSSLTQEYLSINAYYTKFKGLWDEFSNYRTCICGHHVEDCTMSFSMGLNETMLQLEVFSPLLQDEKQRKVGAGNKVLTETAAALAVLGPKFGGNAKNFNKSRTGRPQCTHYGAMGHIVDKCYKLHGYPPGYKFKNKNQSFASNLVAVDDSSSEPISFTRAEYQQLVGLMNSQFWYSSPTRNTYLSSCCRATGWNSSTGLDKC; from the exons ATGAATAAAGGTGATTCTGTTCCTACTTTCCAGCCTTGGGAAAATGCATCTAGTCCTTTTTTCTTGTCTAGGGGAGATAAGCCTGGTGTTTCCCTTGTGGTTCAACATCTCACTGAGGAGAATTGCAATACTTGGAGTAGAGCAGTTCTTATATCATTGGATGCTAAGACTAAACTGGGGTCCATCAATGGCTCAATTCCTAAGCCTCAATCCATTGACCATCCTCTGTACATAGCTTGGTGTAAATGTAACAACACAGTATTAGCTTGGTTGTTCAATTCTGTTTCTAAGCATTTACAACCAAGCATAGTGTATTTCAAGACAACAAGGGAGGTTTGGCTTGATCTACAATATAGGTATGGACAAGGCAATGTTCCTAGAATTTTGGAATTAAGGAAGGAAGTTAGCTCTTTGACTCAAGAGTATTTGAGTATCAATGCATACTACACCAAGTTTAAGGGTCTTTGGGATGAATTTTCCAACTATAGAACTTGTATTTGTGGACACCATGTGGAGGATTGTACCATGTCATTCTCTATGGGGTTGAATGAGACTATGTTGCAATTAGAG GTTTTCTCTCCTTTGCTTCAAGATGAGAAGCAAAGAAAGGTTGGTGCTGGGAATAAGGTTTTGACTGAAACAGCAGCTGCATTGGCAGTATTGGGACCCAAGTTTGGTGGTAATGCCAAGAATTTCAATAAGTCAAGGACTGGCAGACCTCAATGCACTCACTATGGTGCCATGGGACACATAGTTGATAAATGCTACAAGCTACATGGTTATCCTCCTGGGTACAAGTTCAAGAACAAGAATCAATCTTTTGCAAGTAATCTGGTTGCAGTTGATGATAGTTCCAGTGAACCTATCTCCTTCACTAGAGCTGAGTATCAACAACTAGTTGGTTTGATGAATTCACAATTTTGGTACTCAAGCCCCACCAGAA ataccTATCTGTCa